Proteins encoded in a region of the Podospora pseudopauciseta strain CBS 411.78 chromosome 6, whole genome shotgun sequence genome:
- a CDS encoding hypothetical protein (EggNog:ENOG503NXPV) — MKTRNGGVVVSHTPGSATSPVLRRSLRPRTPRQDAGVQGGVSSGGEADDPHVSLSSRVTRSSASSFSSTTSTNGHRVIQSPQQQQQLITTSLPFRTPVGSHGKRAVSPGALSAGTARRRSKRTRHRSGFYNDEGEGDPEEDDHGSFTTTLGVGVERTGSPRRSSARSAKRRKKTTPTRQTLRAGQLVLKPPKTATTTPEAVAESRPQEVFIPNWVNLPWFFWEQVFQDASSSLEDSHRAKWLLAASTICRALEEPAITALYRRPPLASRGMAHGLVSLLAKDPSTTLFAYRTKIRRLSIDVNEIASKLHRGEPLDFTQLLRHLPELKALELYHWKDDPVMRDMGSNLRWRYPRQLFQGLEASGARLVEWRWNRRFTEHAFDWGEIKKIHERELSSVKKVTLLNYQLPSLEATSRDDEAEVLERDNVFVKNMADAINALSQLEHVGFEYSNGVDDRILLMLPRNLRGLDLINCCEVTDEDLASFLLTHGNRLESLTLRHNRALSLSWLTILGKACPRLKWVVMDYKIGAQIELGYRNVDATCGVLERFESAPVWPETLVGIELKDFKHWTAEAAEVFFRSLVDCARGLSRLREIDLKVMLDVPYQQRSDFRDRWSNTLRKVFLRDDFDEDTGITSLRAAPAAAVGGEVVEPPLSVAKKTKKRGVDSPSRRSSRIREQYSNPSSRASSVGRDSRGGRVAEKKGFGFSYAEPETDGEDIMGEEDDDDMEVDDEEKEEEKEEELYYRQGMCNRVEVVLDNGKPVAMPYSMNDFVDVDEGGSGEGDDDSDEDWDGGDGGEGEDEGYAW, encoded by the coding sequence ATGAAGACTCGCAacggtggtgtggtggtgtctcACACACCTGGATCCGCTACGTCGCCGGTGCTGCGCCGGAGCTTGCGGCCTCGTACTCCGCGCCAAGATGCCGGCGTCCAGGGGGGTGTGTCGTCAGGAGGAGAGGCCGATGATCCCCACGTTTCGCTCAGCAGCCGGGTCACCAGGAGCTCAGCCTCGTCTTTCAGCTctaccacctccaccaacgGCCATCGTGTGATACAAtcaccgcagcagcagcagcagctaaTCACCACATCGCTTCCATTTCGGACGCCTGTCGGGTCGCACGGCAAAAGAGCCGTGTCACCGGGTGCTTTGTCGGCTGGTACCGCTCGTCGTCGCTCAAAACGCACGAGACACAGGTCGGGGTTTTATaatgatgagggtgagggtgaccCTGAGGAGGATGATCATGGGAGCTTTACGACGACGctgggtgttggtgtcgaGCGCACCGGCAGTCCGAGACGGAGTAGTGCTAGGTctgcgaagaggaggaagaagacgacgcCTACTAGACAGACGCTGCGGGCTGGGCAATTGGTGCTCAAGCCGCCCAAGACAGCGACTACTACGCCAGAGGCTGTCGCTGAATCCAGACCTCAGGAAGTGTTCATTCCCAACTGGGTCAATCTGCCCTGGTTCTTTTGGGAGCAGGTCTTTCAAGATGCCTCCTCGTCCCTTGAAGACTCGCATAGAGCGAAATGGCTTCTTGCTGCAAGCACAATCTGTCGAGCTTTGGAAGAGCCTGCCATCACTGCTTTATATCGTCGCCCTCCACTGGCCAGCAGGGGTATGGCACACGGCCTTGTGTCGCTCCTTGCTAAAGACCCGAGCACGACGTTATTTGCCTATCGGACCAAGATCAGGAGACTTTCTATCGATGTTAATGAGATTGCTTCCAAGCTTCACAGGGGTGAGCCGCTCGACTTTACACAGCTGCTGCGTCACCTCCCCGAGCTCAAGGCGCTGGAGCTGTACCATTGGAAGGACGACCCGGTGATGAGGGATATGGGGAGCAACCTCCGCTGGCGGTATCCCAGGCAACTGTTCCAAGGATTGGAGGCGTCGGGTGCGAGGCTGGTGGAGTGGCGATGGAATCGCCGGTTCACGGAACATGCGTTTGACTGGGgggagatcaagaagattCATGAGAGGGAGTTGTCCAGTGTGAAGAAGGTGACCTTGCTCAACTACCAGCTTCCTTCTCTTGAGGCCACGTCGAGGGATGATGAGGcggaggttttggagagggataACGTTTTTGTGAAGAACATGGCCGACGCGATCAATGCCTTGTCGCAACTGGAGCATGTCGGGTTTGAGTACTCGAATGGAGTCGACGATAGGATCCTTCTGATGCTGCCCAGGAACCTTAGAGGTCTCGATCTGATCAACTGCTGCGAGGTTACCGACGAGGATCTCGCCAGTTTTTTGCTCACGCACGGCAATAGACTGGAGAGCTTGACGCTGAGGCATAACCGCGCGCTGTCGCTTTCGTGGCTTACGATTTTGGGGAAGGCGTGTCCGAGGTTGaagtgggtggtgatggactACAAGATTGGGGCGCAGATTGAGCTGGGGTATCGGAATGTTGATGCGACGTGTGGGGTGCTGGAGAGGTTTGAGAGTGCGCCTGTTTGGCCGGAGACGTTGGTTGGGATCGAGCTGAAGGATTTCAAGCATTGGACTGCGGAGGCGGCCGAGGTTTTTTTTCGGTCGCTTGTTGATTGCGCGAGGGGGCTGTCTAGGTTGAGGGAGATTGACTTGAAGGTTATGCTTGATGTGCCGTATCAGCAGAGGTCGGATTTTAGGGACAGATGGAGTAATACGCTCAGGAAGGTGTTTTTGAGGGATGATTTTGATGAGGATACGGGGATTACTTCGTTGAgagctgctcctgctgctgctgttggtggggaggtggttgaacCCCCTCTGTCTGTGGCCAAGAAAACCAAGAAACGGGGCGTGGATAGCCcgtcgaggagaagcagcaggATCAGGGAGCAGTattccaacccctccagccGGGCTAGTAGTGTTGGTCGGGATTCGAGGGGTGGTAGggtggcggagaagaaggggtttgggttttCGTATGCGGAGCCGGAgacggatggggaggatattatgggagaagaagatgatgatgatatggaggttgatgatgaggaaaaggaggaggaaaaggaggaggagttgtaCTACAGGCAGGGAATGTGTAACAGGGTGGAGGTTGTGCTGGACAATGGGAAGCCGGTGGCTATGCCGTACAGCATGAATGACTTTGTGGATGTGGACGAGGGGGggagcggggagggggatgatgatagtgatgaggattgggatggtggggatgggggggagggtgaggatgaggggtatgcttggtga
- a CDS encoding hypothetical protein (COG:S; EggNog:ENOG503P45P), translated as MTTAKPRARGLPYLHRNWKRAYDGLTSQMGNKTSSESRDSVDQITDQLDTTQRAAKRRRLENDQDVFPLYEDWSNSKRGLRIEVLKVSHKDAPRVKNGIMNGLVPPNIKDVSQIKARCQLTIMGYKGDHPVVLHVDSQVCDIKVFKNPAGQSPMARFYSIRPFHIPEAKISLERDDDAVFGLANTYSVHIELQSAGDPNWPPRDLVTVSDEDLLYSNNSGGLPPRQWVMSASIADIFNKNHRKTMRLRVKKHVSQDIATNFLMDVDVRWLTAISTQKTMREHTKDVLPCITAFDPDGHNKVVANGNVNGVAVINGVNGANGVNGVGGVNGQVNGGSLPDTPDEFMPEGDTTPNRSRRTKQNVNYNVRQMWNTAVGKEPKKRRKFGDAVENGANQQVDEHVITYLLPPEQVQMVKFICIVCAAENDNLTQLRLHYQSHPQYLFSLEIRPKLGCCVTVKPNSENPGSPLRPKVYQLGLPVEPLDVEKYVNGDESWLEHRLGPDNDRDVVNNGKPAKPQPKPAPKKPTRPVVLVPKTKQPLFDPYSKVALEPGTPVPQYPIDDSWLLLKHREALQDFIDLNHEEKEYMQEWDAFILRKHLSSQQYLPKAFLQFVKDKAGWLVEKQARAEEFSKHVSTLLARRVLGENEVIESTALLNEARERKSKAVNGEVSGGGGEEGRKGKRTGGCCVGCGEPVPVSEMVVCGNKECTNRLWHDRCVDDKKTAKKLGRKWKCKGCRA; from the exons ATGACGACTGCAAAACCTCGCGCCCGTGGCCTTCCGTACCTGCATCGGAATTGGAAAAGGGCATACGACGGCCTGACGTCCCAGATGGGCAACAAGACATCTTCAGAGTCTCGTGACTCTGTTGATCAGATCACCGACCAGCTTGACACCACTCAACGCGCCGCCAAACGTCGCCGCCTCGAGAATGATCAAGATGTCTTTCCTCTCTACGAAGACTGGAGCAACTCCAAACGTGGTCTTCGCATCGAGGTTCTCAAAGTCAGTCACAAGGATGCTCCCCGGGTCAAAAATGGCATCATGAACGGACTGGTCCCGCCGAACATCAAAGATGTCTCGCAAATCAAGGCTCGATGTCAACTCACCATCATGGGATACAAAGGCGACCACCCCGTCGTCCTCCACGTCGACAGCCAGGTTTGTGACATCAAAGTCTTCAAGAACCCCGCTGGTCAGTCCCCCATGGCGCGTTTTTACTCCATCCGACCATTCCACATTCCAGAAGCCAAAATTTCCCTCGAACGCGACGACGACGCTGTGTTTGGTCTGGCCAACACGTACTCTGTGCATATTGAGCTTCAGTCTGCTGGTGATCCCAACTGGCCACCACGTGACCTCGTCACCGTCAGCGATGAGGATCTTTTGTACAGTAACAACAGCGGCGGGCTGCCACCACGACAATGGGTCATGAGCGCCAGTATTGCGGACATTTTTAACAAAAATCACCGTAAGACGATGCGGCTTAGAGTCAAAAAGCATGTCAGCCAAGATATCGCCACAAACTTTCTTATGGATGTGGACGTGCGGTGGTTGACGGCCATCTCCACCCAGAAGACTATGCGGGAGCACACTAAGGATGTTCTTCCTTGCATCACGGCGTTTGATCCTGATGGACACAACAAGGTGGTTGCGAATGGGAATGTCAATGGGGTTGCTGTCATCAATGGGGTCAACGGTGCCAATGGGGTGAATGGTGTCGGTGGTGTCAATGGGCAGGTCAACGGGGGGTCGCTCCCAGACACTCCCGACGAGTTCATGCCTGAGGGTGATACGACACCCAACAGGTCGAGACGCACAAAACAGAATGTCAACTACAATGTTAGGCAGATGTGGAATACGGCTGTTGGGAAGGAACCCAAGAAGCGGAGGAAGTTTGGCGACGCGGTGGAAAATGGGGCGAATCAGCAAGTTGACGAGCACGTCATCACCTACCTCCTGCCCCCAGAACAGGTGCAGATGGTGAAGTTCATCTGCATCGTCTGCGCCGCCGAGAACGACAATTTGACCCAGCTCCGGCTACACTACCAGAGCCACCCGCAGTACCTGTTCAGCTTGGAAATTCGGCCCAAGCTGGGCTGCTGCGTCACTGTCAAGCCCAACAGCGAGAACCCGGGCAGTCCGCTCAGACCTAAGGTGTACCAGCTTGGTCTACCGGTGGAACCGCTGGATGTGGAAAAATATGTGAATGGGGACGAGAGCTGGCTTGAGCATAGGCTGGGTCCGGACAACGATAGGGATGTTGTGAATAATGGGAAGCCGGCGAAGCCACAGCCA AAACCGGCCCCCAAAAAACCTACCAGACCAGTCGTCCTTGTTCCCAAGACGAAGCAGCCACTCTTTGACCCATACAGTAAAGTTGCCCTCGAACCCGGCACCCCAGTCCCTCAGTACCCGATAGACGACTCCTGGCTCTTGCTTAAGCACCGCGAGGCCCTGCAGGATTTCATCGATCTCAACCACGAAGAAAAAGAGTACATGCAAGAATGGGACGCCTTTATTCTCCGGAAGCATCTTTCGTCACAGCAGTACCTGCCCAAGGCGTTTTTGCAATTCGTGAAGGACAAGGCGGGGTGGCTGGTGGAGAAGCAGGCGAGGGCGGAAGAGTTTAGTAAACATGTTAGCACGctgttggcgaggagggtgttgggggagaaTGAGGTGATTGAGTCGACGGCGTTGCTGAATGAGGCGAGGGAAAGGAAGAGCAAAGCGGTGAATGGAGAGGTtagtggtgggggtggtgaggaggggaggaaggggaagaggactGGGGGGTGTTGCGTGGGATGTGGGGAGCCGGTGCCGGTCAGTGAGATGGTTGTGTGTGGGAACAAG GAATGCACAAACCGGCTGTGGCACGATCGCTGTGTAGACGATAAGAAGACAGCGAAGAAACTGGGCAGGAAATGGAAGTGCAAGGGCTGCAGGGCTTAG